The genomic segment GGTCACGCGGCCCAGTTACCGAGTTGGTAGAGCGTTCCGTAGTAATGGTCGTGAGTTTGATTCACACAATGGACTTCAAATTGTCCATGTgggtctgtaaaggactgctcTTAACCTTGCCTAGCCAGGGTCAGATTAGATCCATAatttgacatagctcccatataacctatttgacttcttgagtaactTCGGAAAGCTTATTCTTATGTATTTATTTGCCATCTGACTATTAAAATAAACCATGCAGACAAattgacaaacgcgatccatggtggaggatctataaggttcggcccggccgaacttaaaaatcggaaaatttgtaCAAGTTGACAACTCAatatcatcctatggtggtgggcataaaaataggTCTTTCAAACAAGTTGTTCAAATTATCACCATTTTATTCTTCATTATAAGGGAACTTAACGCTGTAGTTTGCAGTTTTCTGTTATCTCTTGATTGACGTTTAATTGCGGTTGCAACAATGTTTACAATTCAAATAGGTGAATGCATTGACTCAAAGAAATTCATTTGTTATTTGATGTAGAAACAAATTCAAAGGGTTCTACAATgtttataccctttaccataggtTTAGGGATATGCAAATATGCCTGATTGTACTGAATTTAGGTTTGTATCCCGCCCAAAAGATTGAGAAATTTTACTACCTCTTCTAGACCTAATACCATTGCCTCTCCCAACCCGAGATCGGTATGGAGTATCAGACTCCGGAGCCCTGGTTGAGATTATTGAGTCAGATTTGAGATCAGGCTTTAAACCCCTTAAATCCGTCGACCTGGTCTCTATAGTGCCGTAAATGAACGGACGACCTACAGCTCTAAGTcgatgggaattgcaaatgagtcataatttaatttaatttaatataatttaatttagtttaatttaatttaacttagtttaatttaatttaattttattttacaaaaaatttataaatagcaattttttctgGCTGTTTCTTAGATATCAAAGGAAAATTTCAACATTCTATTCAATGGAAATACTCGAATAACTGACTAGTAGTTAAACATATTCGTTGAATGGAACTGTTGCGTTTTTGTGCTGTTAAATGGCTATCGAAGAATCGAAACTATTTGAAAAATGGAATATTCATATACTAAACAGTGTCTTCATTGGTTTGACCTGCATTTCAATTGGCCTTGGAGTTTGCATGCGCTATGCCGAGGCTCAACTCTCACCTAGATTTATAGGGTTATTCCATTATGGTAAACTACCATTTAGGGCAGacactaaatacctttcactgcTGAAGGTGCCCAAATCATGGATGTGCCATTTTTATACATACGGTTTGATTTTATCCTGGTGGTCTATGTATCATGTTGTGCTAAGATTGTGTCTGCACAAGGATCTGCCTGAGTACATGGCAATGCTATTTGCTTATGCCGTGGGGGGTAGAAGGCAGCAGGTGCTAATCGAGTCCACAACATGTTTTATTGTGATTACTTTGATGTGTCTACAATGCACCAGACGCTGCTTTGAAACAAACTGCGTTCAAATTCTCTCCAGAAAAAGGCAATTAAATGTCCTTTATTATATCATAGGATATTTGCATTATTTTGGTATATTACTCATACCAATGATCAATGCTGAGGGATTTGTCGAAGGTAAAAGAAGTTGGTGTACTGTATTGCAGATTAAACGTTTGCATTTCATTTTCAGGTTCTAAACCATCTTCAATAAATCTTTTCAACATGCCTTTGGGCCATTACGTATGTATTTTGATGTTCCTCATGTGTTGGTGGTATCAATATCGTTCAAATATTATGCTGGTTAACTTTCGCAAAGATTACAAGACAGGCAAGGTGAAAACAGAAGAGTACATCCTACCCAGGGGTGGCCTCTTCGAGTATGTGTCTTCGCCCCATATGCTTTGCGAAGTTGGAATGTATATAGCCTTATTGGGATTCTTATATAGATTAACTACATGGTGGCTGGTAATTCTTTGGGTTGTTTCAAACCAGGTGAGTACGAATATGAATCTAAAGAATCATCAATTGtagagtttctttttttttatcaatttctgCAGATCTATGTAAGCGTTTCTTCGCACTCGTGGTATAAGAAAACCTTTGTCAACTATCCCAAAAAGCGAAAGGCTATATTTCCAATGATTCTCTAGCATCacattgttctccgaagtttgcTGAAGGCAGAAATTATCTAACATTTATTATCTTAATAATAGCAAATCTAAATAGCTCAGTTTATGTTTGAatgatttttaagaaataaaatcgtcTGGATATTTCAGGGGTTCAAAAAGGCATACTGAGGAATCGTTTTAGATGAAGATTTTTATCTATTTATGGACTTTGCTGGGTGACATTTGGGATGagttagttaggttaggttagattaggatGATGCCACGACCTTATCATCTAGACATCCACGTTGGCCAGATTAAGGCCCATTACGATCGCTCATCTCCCTCTTCTCCTCTCTGAAGCCACCCAGACGAAAAAGCAAACGCCTTGATCctacacggatttacgcctctCAGTTCTTCCAGTGCCTGAAAGAAAAATCCCAGTATCCTGTTTCTACTTTGACAAAGAGAGTGAAATCTGTCCTCCGAGGCGTCGGTCGCATGACCCCAGCGACAAATGTCATCATTTCTAATGCCAATACgagacatatattgggttgcccaaatagtaattgcggatttttcatatagtgggcgttgacaaattttttcaaagcctGTGTCAGttctcagttatcagctgttacttttagcttgctttagaaaaaaagtgtaaaaaagtatatttgattaaagttcattctaagttttattaaaaatgcatttactttcttttaaaaaatcctcaattactttttgggcaacccaatatttactttGCATATTATGTCCTATTATAATTCTAATAACCATACTCAGATGTGCCTTTTCCATTGACAACAGACTAACTATGTTCGATTTCGAGCGTTAGTCCCACAGAAGCTTTTATTTGCTCACCTCAGGCTGTTGAATTCCAGCGATTTTATCggacgccccggtagccgagttggtagcgtgcttggagtaccagtgcaggggtcgtgggttcgattcccaccagaagccttggtctgtcgctactgtggcatcacaatggtcTTAAATTGTctgagtgagtctgtaaaggactgtcactcttacctaaccttaccatGTATCCTTATAATGCTCcttaattttatggaaaattttccatagtggtgggtacgCATCCATTATTGACACAAGAGCAAAGCTTGTAACCGATCTCacaagcatgtccgccttctcATTTCCTATGATATCCCTATGTCCGGGAACCCAGCATAAAGCCAGTT from the Stomoxys calcitrans chromosome 1, idStoCalc2.1, whole genome shotgun sequence genome contains:
- the LOC106086027 gene encoding polyprenol reductase-like codes for the protein MAIEESKLFEKWNIHILNSVFIGLTCISIGLGVCMRYAEAQLSPRFIGLFHYGKLPFRADTKYLSLLKVPKSWMCHFYTYGLILSWWSMYHVVLRLCLHKDLPEYMAMLFAYAVGGRRQQVLIESTTCFIVITLMCLQCTRRCFETNCVQILSRKRQLNVLYYIIGYLHYFGILLIPMINAEGFVEGSKPSSINLFNMPLGHYVCILMFLMCWWYQYRSNIMLVNFRKDYKTGKVKTEEYILPRGGLFEYVSSPHMLCEVGMYIALLGFLYRLTTWWLVILWVVSNQIYVSVSSHSWYKKTFVNYPKKRKAIFPMIL